DNA sequence from the Liolophura sinensis isolate JHLJ2023 chromosome 1, CUHK_Ljap_v2, whole genome shotgun sequence genome:
ATCACTTTCACATTTATGAAGATTACCAACATTATAAGCATCCCAGTATTTTCCGtgtcaaagaaaaaatttgCCAGAGTGTGAGAACCACACTCATACAGTTTTTACCTATGAGGAGAGCCTACAATGGGAGGActgttgtctttgtcatgtgTACTAGTTTAAGTAATGCGGCAGATTCCAGCTGTTGGGAGACATCTTGTGTgaattacattgtatttattatttccaTATATTAAAactactgtattttacctagaGTTAACtatataaaaatgcacatttagAAGCATGTAAAAGCTACTTTTGAtgctaacatgtaagtttttctcataagaaattattcaaacttcataaaaaaaaaaaatccatgagATGGATGAATCAATGGATGAGTCAggcaaaatatgtcacttaaaaatgttaaactcttggtgaaatacagtacttgatgatttcagttttttttggCAGGAACATGTTGGAACGATACGTAAATGATGAATTTAGAGCTGTTGACAGAGATTTTAGCAATAGTAAGTATACCAAATCACATCTTTATACATACCAGTCAATCCAGATTATGTTACAACTCATTCATTTCTCAGTCTTTATCATTTTCAAGTATACAAAACAACCTGTACACCGTTTAACTGCAATCCTGAGATAGTGTCAGTTGGAAGAGTTTTTGGGCAATGTTCAACTATCAGACTGACATATTAAAAGCCAAGAAGCGTCTGCTTAATGTACGTCTAAACAATGGTCACTGTTGCAGTACCTtgaaatgtatgtgtattcatgatatgtatgtgtatcttCCCTTCCATATCCTCTATCAGTTATCCACAGTTAGTGAGATGATGTCAACCTCATTCCCTAAAtaacaacagaaaaatgacactcacctgtattgtgttgtagatatatgtatattaattgttggataatgctggccgccattgttgAAGTGatatactcttgagtacgaagtaaaacacgaatcaaataaatatataaataaattggtGGTATGTTTCTGTGGGAATAAGGTTGTTTGGGACTGGTGGGTATCTCCATGGATAGTAGTACAAGTATCtgaatggtttcctccaggaATAAATCGTGCTGTTGTCTGTGTGGGCTATTAATCAGTactaagtaaaacaaaaatgaaataagtacataaattgACCGTGAGtcctggtgaaaaaaaattataaaggtGGTGAAAGCTTCAGCTAGAAATTTGCTTACCATGTATTAGAGTTAGCTATTCATTTCCTTTATTAATATGAATGTTTTAGAAACTCAGAGGTACACTTGATCTAAACATCAGTACTGGtgctttagaatttttttttctgtacgtATTAGTATGATACTTAGTAAGAATTAAAGGTATTCTCTCTTGATTTGAATGCTTAACGTGATCGTGGGTTTGagttgtttcctcccaccagaatgctggtcatataagtgaaatattcttgtgtatggcgtaacGAACCAATCACATAAGCAAATAAGTTAAAGGAAGTTTGTAAGGTACCTTGAGAGGCGCTTTGGTTTCCTCTAGCCGTTACATTTATTTcggtcacataagtgaaaaatttttgaatattgATATTGGCACCACTCATATAACAAGTGGCAATCATCAGTAATGTGGACCGTTAGAGAATTATTGTGCGCCCAAAAATTGCAGTCAGTGAAACCGCCCACTTAGAGGGGTATGGAAGGATTGCAGAATATTGCAGTTGTTGAAACttgtgcagaaaaaaaaaggaaagacaaaaacGTGTGTATTTATGAAAGCATGCTCACTAGTTGTAATATGAGGGCTAAAACTGGTACTTTTCTTAGTAAAACTGAATTTTCTTAGGATTGTGTCATTCTTCTCTGAATAATATGGCACGCACAGGTTACCTGACCTTGACTGTCACGGAGCCAGGTAGGGGACGCTCTGTTGTCTGCATCACTCTTACCCACCCTTGTTGATGTCCCATGCATTGTATGGAATGCTGTTTATTAGTTAACACAAAATTCACTTCAGTTTTTCACAAACTTTAAACTTAAGATGAACAGataaattttctgtttaaataGAATTGCACACCtgaattcatacatgtaaaatggtaTCTACAAGTATTTGTGCTTGCTGTCAGAAGCTATGGTCTACAGCACATTCCAGAGGAATCTAGTAAATGAATGTTAACTTACAGTGAAACAGTGGAGTTTTTTGAGCAACATTCATAACTTCACAATCACCGCACGTAATTAGCATACTTTCTGTTTGGTTTTATGACCATTCATAttgtatgtacctgtatcaaAATGTCCAGAGCATGTATTTCTGTTGGACAGAGAATAAATTCATGCATTTTATTGTACAGATTTTGATGTGAAAATTCCTGTTTTCAACCCTAACCAGTTTGATAATGACTTGGCCTGCCAGTGTGGTTTTAttagatacaaaaaaaaaaaatagtcattCATGGTTCATGACTGCATATATAGTCAAGGCTAGTAAAATCTGCCATGGGATATAAAAGCTCTCAGATTTGTCAAACATAGGACAAAAAATGCTGAATGGTATGCCCTGTTTGCATGTGAATCTGTCGTGTTATGAATGTTCAGTGCATTTATGAGACCACTGTTTTAGTCTATTAAAGTAAAAGGCTTGTAATTTGTGTAGTGTAAATGTGAATCTTCAGTGTGCCAGGGTATCTCAGTTGAATATTAAACAGTATCATGTGCGTCTACAGTGAAAATGGTAAATATTGATTAAGGTCGTATGACTTCAGCTGTTTGTTCCAAATGATGTATCTCTGTGCGATTTATTTACAATTGTGGAAAATTGAATTGACCGCATGCTAATCTTCTAGGTGCATATTATCTGGACATAGTGTTGCCATTTACGTATAGTAAATGGCAACACTATTTCTAAGtctttttttatctgaaaaacattcagcatcactgtaatTTCTTGCTTTGTCTTTCTCTAAAGACATATTTccattacatgtagctcatctCAGTACCATTGCATGTATTACCATTAAGGCATGAAAACGCCTTggggcctcttgcacaaaggaGGAATAAGTGAAGtggattgtaactaccatggcaacgtgAATGGTTTTTACATGttcaccatggtagttacagtcaacCTAGCCTTCAGTCAATTTATGAAAGTGGCCCTAGGGCAGTTACTGTATTTTGTCAACTTTTTTatgtatgaaagagcaactttcagtgcattttatgcacttttgtaatttgatttgattttgaagacagaactacattggtagtattggccagtttcagggtttcacaaaaagtataattttaactaTCTTCAATGAAGAATGctttcagaacatgcttgaataacaGTGATACAAGTGCCTCCCTCCAACACCTTCTCCCTGCTTGGTTGACATGTCATGTTTTGTCTTTGTTCCAGGTATAGACTTTGAAGAGTTCCTGAACATGTACCGGCGATTGTTCATCCAGTGTAGGTCTGTGGTTGCTGGGGATGTCTCTGACCTTGTACCTCAAAGAAGCACCAAAGACAGCCCGCTGTCCAGTTCCTCACATAAGGTATGGATGGTTGTATATTTCCTGCTCTGCTTTTCTTCTTAAATAACAAGAGGCCTCCGTCGCTGAGATGGTTAACttgtaatgatccaggagcatctcaccaatgctgtcgttATGAGTTTAAGCCCAATTCATGcaggctttctctccggccatatgtgggaaggtctgtcagccacctgctAATGGCTGTGGTTTCCCCCATGctatacccggtttcctcctcccataatgcttgttgccatataagtgaaatattcttgaatgctggtcatcatataaatgaaatattcttgaatacggcgtaaaacaccaatcaaataaataaataaatgtattctttgTAGTATGGGAAACTTTTGGATAATGCTGGACTTCTGTGACGTCAACCTTGATAAGATTTCTGTTTTAACATTAGAATATATTGTCATTAAACCTGTGCACTTGTTTGCAAGTGACAATCAAATTCTTCTACATATTGCTCTGCTGCTATTTGCAGGGTACAAGTAACCATGTTGGGAGTAAAGGCGGGCGTGGCTGGGATGAGCCAGCCGGGGATTCCCAGCACAGCTCAAAGGGACAGATGAAACCAGCTGTAGACCCATACAGCAGTGATGTGGAGGATGACCCCTTCTTCGATGACCCAGTGCCCGTGTCTAACACAGCTGGATTACAAGCCATCAGGTATGGGGTACAACAACCAGCATTCAATAGTTAGGACCAAGGTGTCGAGTGTGGAAAAGTGTGCTTCGTTCTGTATGTGTTATGAAAAAGACTTCTCTCAcaaaaaagcttttaaaaaaaagacacaaaaaataCACGAAACCTCCTTATTTAATGCAGGACACACAGGGCCATGCATGTTAGGCGCCTAAACTTATAAAGCTGTAtcaaaactaacaagtaaattaaagggaaaaaaatggCTTACCATCCAAAGTTTATTTTTCGAATAAATTTCTTTTGTCAGCATCGACTTAAAAATTCTCactggtttacatgtattttctcgCAAAGATTAAGAGGTGGTGGTAAAGTCCACAGAaagaaatattgtttatttcaaatattatcACACTTTTCATATAGCTTTCTGTTTGAAACATTTGCTAAGCTTGTCATTGAAGAAATATCTGCTCTGTAGAATTTCGTTCTCTCCAAATCTGACATTCACATTGTTCACAGTGAGGATATGTATATTGATAACCGTCTTTGGGTATGAAATTAAATTGTCTGTCACATTTTGGTTTTCTGTGCACAAAGAAGTTTTATGGGAACTGTGTATTGAAATGTTTTGCTGATTCTGTCAGACGTGGGATAATGGCCAACTCCAGGGACAAGGCACTATACTCAGGTGGCAAACCTGATATGTATGGTAGTGTTAACTGTGGTGAAAGGTCAGTGCAAAATGCATTGGAATGACAGATTTTCTGATTGCTTTTGCATGAAGTCACACTATTTACAGCATGGATTTTTGCTTATGACAGAAAGTTTTGCCTTTCATATAAAGGGCTGATACAATAACCATTATGGCAAGCTTCCTCATTCAGCTTTGGTCTTTGCTGTTTGTCCATGCTAAAATGGAATGGTATTTGGCAAAACGGTAAATATTGAAGACTCGCTTAACCTGAACTGATTTTACTGTTTCCCAGCTGTAGATGAACTCCTCCCTGCAGGTGTCCCAAgataataaatgtacacttatATCATAATGTTATTAAGTGAGGCATgtcatcgtatcagtgaaatattcttgagcacaacgtaaaacaccagccagaTAAATAATTTACCTTTTACCTTTGCGTGGAGATCTTGTGTGGTTGAGCCTCAAACCAAGTGTGGGCCATACCAGTTTTCACTTCACTGGCATGAAAAATAGATCGTTTTATTATGGGACTGAAATATAGGAAAATGATGAAGGCTGTTCAAGGCATTGAATTTCCTCAGTGTAACACATGAGATTAAGACAAACATAAACTAGTGTTTTTCTGTCGTGTAAAGGGATTTGTTAAATCTGGCAATGTGTTCGGTTGTGTTTGACTTATTGTGTCTTACGGCCATATGTGAAGCTGTGGTATACTACTATCATGAGCAGTGACCATGGTCAGTGAATGCTGaatcaaacaaaaagaaaacagcagTAGTCTTGAAATAGTCTGGAAACCGTCTTGATCTTCATGTTAAGGAGAGAGTGGAAACTCGGGAAATTAATGGCATGGCCCTTTCCTACTCCTGAAAAGTGAAGTTTCTATTCCAGGATGTTGTATTTGACGGGACATTTTGTGAGTTTATCAGAAGGGCCCTCAGTTTTATTAATTGAATGCTGATAGGCCCAGTGGTCATTCATGTGCTTGTACACCATGACTAGACGGGCGTCTTGCCTGATTTTGCCAGCACAATgtttcagtgagacagcacgTCATCTACATGCATCTGTTgctgcattatacatgtacttgtatttgttgtttcatTGGGACTGACATGATGCAAGAAGCGAAAATATAGaatatacagtgtgtatgtaGAAGTGAGAAGTAAACCCACAGTGgggcatctacatgtagacatgcaTGTGTCGTTGATGTCATTGTATGAACACATTTGGCTTTCAACTGTGAAAGGTTACATGAATGTCAACATTTGTTGGAAATAGGTAAACTCTTTGCAAGGGTGTGATCTGCGATAAATATTTGTACGCATGAAGTGTGTGTGTACTCTACTTGCATGCAGTATACTGCAGTTAAATCTCTTCACCCATTGATCATTGAATTTTATATCAAAGGATATGTACTTTGGTTTTGTACCATACAATAGTATCAAGAAGCCTctggaaataaaattttgtttgcatGGAACAAACAAACTTATCATGTgaatagataaatgaatgaatgaaacattaCTGAAGACTCTGATTAATTGATGTACATCGATTATCTTACAGTTCAACATCACAGAGCAAGCCAGATGACAAAGTGCAGAACAAGTCTGACCATAATGAAGTTGATTTGTTGGGAGATTTACCTCCCCTTCCCACCAGCAAACCACCAGAGTTACCTTCCCGACAGTCACAGGAAAATGGTAGGTGCATATTCAGCTTGTCATTAAGTTTGTAGCAGTTGAACGCTAGGTTTGTACATATAAGTGCCTGTTTTTTGTAAGGAAAGTTGAAACTTTCTATGAACTGATGAGCATGGCTAGTTTTCTCCACGTGCATAGGTGTTAAAGAAATCTGTTGCATTCAACATGATCTAAAATGACTTACTTTGGACATTTCCATTTTAGATTCCAGAGGAAAAGACAACAGCGGCAGTTTGAGACCTTTGGATAAACGGATGTCAGACATGGATCTgagtatgttaatatatttgCCAATATAGTAATAAAGTTATCATAAATGATCATGGTATGACATTATACACGTAGGTCTTGCAAAATAGTGAAAGACATTACCCGACTAATGTTtttgtccactgaaagactactaTTCAAAGTATCTCGAAccgatattaaatatttttttagatttttttcaaaccaCTAAAAGTTAAGGGAAACTTtctcttgacacagcttcagcacgtctccattatccaGAGAAAGGTGACGTCACaattactctagctctctaacgtcgaaggtattttttgtgtaataGTCCAAGCAGCAGCTGTCACATATAAAAATTGTGGATTTTGGCAATGAAGGTGCAAGTGATATATAGGACATTCTTTgcctgcttgaactgttgatacagtagctTGGCCTACTGTATAATTTACTAGGAACTCTTGCGATCCTGTCTAAATACCTTGGAGATGCAtggccggggtattcctggtttaGGTTGTAGGCTCAGGAGGGGTTGTGTTGGTGATTTTGAttcctattaaatgtttacaaaactaTAATAGGATTATTGTACAACTAGATTGATGcttaattctgaaacaaaatggaaataaatctaagcactattgaggctgatctaggcatttgactgtcactggattttatgcttcagtttgaTAGTGGTGGCTTGTCAGATGAAAACAATGCTGACCTACTCTGTAGTTATCGCGCACCTCGTCGGGACAAGGCATTTCAATAAtttaactgtattttataaaagaaaacagaaaaaaaaaaacatccattgaatgcgagaaagacaaaggagcaaatttaaattcttcagttctaataaaaatgtatgataagatttaattaatattaagcATTGTCAGGTGAGATGCAGTCTTTTCATTGCCGTAAACGGCATTCCTAAAAAgtttttcactgactctgatgTTTATTATtgagaaactgctgactaaacactATCTGTTtagtatgctactgtctgacataatttgtgataccgtcctTGAGTGTTACACGGCTTGTATATCAAccgattttacgtctgtggtggtccatAAATGACACAGACATAGGTCACAATATCGTGTGAAATGACCCTTCTGGTGCACGTAactaaacgatctcaaaatgatgtcttctgtagtagttctgtgttatcatatatgTGTGTCGTATGGTGTGAATGGGTTAAGCCTACGTCACAGCTTAAGCCGCTCAGTGTGATAGCagcgtgtttgattggataaaattctaaagTTGTcagcctcgattcacaccagccatttgtgcagtattgtcattttgttctacatgttatttggtgaaatctcattaaaatagtAAAGTATGATGCTTtgtagaaagcttgagtatcctgctttcaatTGAAATGTgctttagccaggtgctgtcttgtcctttaatagTGAATTTTAGagacatatgtatgtgttttaataaTCTCATATGTcagaaggtctgtcggcaacctgtggatgctcATGGTTTTCCCACAGTCTTTGCCCAGCTTCCGTTCATCAAAATCCTGGTGGCTGTCATatatgaaagtgaaatatttttgaatatggaTTTAAAAcagcatataaaataaatgaataaatttcattACAGGTGACATGGGAGGAGATTTTGACATTGAATATGAAGATGATTTCTTGAGCACGTAAGTCAAGTGGCAGTTGAAAAGCTTTCTTTACATATTGTAGTGTGAGCTGTTATCAAACCTTGGCTGAATTTTGTACTTACTGTTCTCAGCCTTGTTGAAATAGCAACTttaaatgtgaattaaaattGAAGATTAAGATCTTTATGAACATAAACATTTGATTGCTGTATTGGCTACCTCTACTACAAACTATTAAGTTCAACATTAAGATCTCTGGACTGGCATGGAAGTGAATAATTttctcatttcattttgttgagACCGTGTAAAGCTGTAACTGTTGGTCCATGTATAGATGGTCGTACTACTTGTGTATTTGTGTAGAGTGGTCTGTGGCCAAATGTGTCAGGTGCTTGCATTTGAATGCCTATGACACCCAGCattagacagggaatttgtacggTCCCCTTCTAGGTATTAGTCATGCCTTGATGACAGCAAGCGGTTGATGGGGCTTGTGTAACTGTTTGCCCAGTTCAATACTTGTTGATACACACCATGATGGTGTCTATACTTGTACGTCGCATAATggggcggggggtgggggggagttgatcagtaacttgccaatggttgaggaatgtttgtgtttgtgaacaGGCAGAGCCTTAGTCAGAAGAGCCCACGTACTTTGAGCAAGTCTGACCACAGATCACAGAATGAGAACGGCAGCATAGCTGAAGAGATCGAGGAAGAGATTGATGATATCTCCATAGAAGCCGACGATTTACTGAAAAGTCAAAACAGCGCTGTAAGTTGCATCCTTTGACCCCTGTTAAAGTGAGGTGGATATAATTTCATACTTCAGAAAAATTCTCTTTGCAGAATGGTGAGGGCCTTTCAGTGGCATGGTGATCCTCTTTATTAAAACATCGACATCAGGTAATGGCCGTGTCCATTGAGGATGAAAAATAGTGAAGTGTGTGTTTTAGTGCATACAGAACAGAGTCTCTTGCAATTTCAAATTAATCTTCTGTAAGAAAATAATGGAGGTTAACAAGGAATTGAAACTAGTGTACGAGTAGAAGTTTAGAAATGTAAATCATTCTTATGTGCTTTTACTGTCTGCTTTCAGTTTGATGACCTCACAACAGATAGGACCATTTCTCAACATGACACAGGCTTCGATTACGCTGAAGATATTCAACTaccttaaattattttttacctGGGTATTACTGTTATTTCTTCTTAAATACCATACACTTGGTACGATTGAAGATATCCATATACAGTGATGCAGTGTACCAATTCTGCTTGCCAGTTGCAGTTTCTGCTCATTTTAGAACCTTACTGAATCAAGAATAAGTGCATATGTACATCCAGCAATGTATAACTTTGTACACGTATGTCACAATTCATTGCTTTACGAGATCTGGGACAAGTTTCTTAAAGTACATTCAGTGTTAAGCTAAATGTACTTTATATCTTACTTTAATAGCTAAGTACAGTTCATGGACTGGGGCCAGAATTAGGTTAGCTCAAGGAATCTCTTCAGGCCTCTAAATTAGACACCTATATAATTAGGATAAACCTGTATAATGTAACCTGAACAGAATGATCTATATACCCTGGCTGAAATAGAATgacctatacatgtgtataacttGGATAAAATGAGATCACGTATACAAGATGAATTTGACAGAACATGGATCACCTATATACCTTGGCTGAAATAGGATCACCAGACAGAAGTTACCATAAGTGATTTTGGCTCCTAGTTTTACTTAATGGAGAAGAACGCATTTATGCAATGTATACCTGAAATGAATGAGCTATACAAACTCTATGGAATTCTGTTTTTCTAAGTATTCCCCGAGAGAAAAATGGTTTTGAATATTATCATTTTCGACAAAATCCACTTGTTCAAGGCACATTGAAAGTCTCGCCATGTTTGAAGGTTGTCCAATGAAAGGCCTCTTTTTCctcttgaatatttattttgacttactAGGTTTTACTCCTACCATATGATTAATGTGGTGCCTTTCCAGTCTCGgctaaatacatatgtatatcgTGATAATCGTggattttaaggtctgtgaTAGCCAACTCAGAAAAGAGtttgggatgtacatgtgtggctAAAGGCTACCAAAACCATAATGTGTCTGGATTACCATGCCCTGAAGAGCTACTGGGCAAAGCTAAACACGATGACCTATGTAATTTAAAATGGCGGCCTAAAGTTGACTTCTAAGCCATTGATATTAACctattaaatactcaaataacaagcaCTGCTGCCAGAAAattgagatattttatttaaccggaaatatagctctttcatttaaggtataagttgtgtaaatgaattattttctttcaaaacataGGGTTCATTTCCTAGTTTAGTGATTATCAAATCAATCATGGGCTGTCATTAATCTAGACGAAAGATTTGAGCCAAACGGATTTGCATATCCGAACAAGATATAGGCTACATCACTTTTGTACACAAATGGTTATTTCACACAGGACAAGAAATCTACGAAAACAACCCACTTggacaaagattttttttttacatatttttttatatgtatatatatatatatctgtgcaCATCATTGCCTTCACAGGCAAACCAAATcagattcattttattttttatttttcagtcagatttaATTTTAACACGTTtggaccatttttttttttttttgctcaatAATCAAGCCCCTCTGTAGGTGCATTCTCATGGTACAGAGGGATGAATATTCACTTCACCATGAATTTGAAGTTCACTCATAAATCTATTGCTTTTTGTTCAATGTCCAAgtgtttgttaatttttataCGTGTGTATTATTAGTGACATTTTATGCACCTGtataaaaaatattgataaCTGATTGTGACAAGCATTTTCATGATTATTAATGGAAATTAAGTATTTATGATAAAAAAGACCGGAACTCTGGTACTGAGTGCAGTTATGATTTGATTTTAGTTGTATAGCTTGGACCATTGTCTCCATCATCATTTGGCATGTTTAAGCCAGGCAGTATTTGCAGTAAAGTGCACCTAGTGTAGGCCTATCAAAGGATGACTTAAGTACCAAAGCAGGCGTTGTGTGTTTACAGTAGATGTACTTCAGATTATGTGCTACATGGAATTGTTTCCAGTTGCAGAAGAatcaaaaaatctttttttacGAATATATAGAGGACAGTGGTATACAAAACTCACTGTTAAGAATGTGCATGTTGTATTTTACTGTGATATCGTTCTTATTGTTGCCGTCCATGGTTTTTGTTGTAAGAGTTGTATTATTAGAACTTACAAGTGTAAATGCATTATCCATGCGGAGACAAAATTATATGTGAAGGAAATACATATTCCTGAATTTGCGGTGGTAGAAGGTATCCTGGTTCCCACCCTTTTTCAAAGACATAATATCGTACATGTTCCAGAAATTGCCCAGACCATTTATAGAAGTAGAAACCTTTTTCTCTTATTCTTCTACCTTTcaaccaatattttcaaacatcgTGCGAAAACCATAGGGTGTAGAAAtataatttgcagttttgtgTAGCTTGCATccttttaatgtcattttctcaACAAATATctgcataaattccacagaaaaagtgctttagaggttgaaa
Encoded proteins:
- the LOC135469397 gene encoding centrosomal protein 43-like isoform X2 produces the protein MSADEDTELRDLVAQTLESNGVLGKIRAELRASVFLTLEEQESVQNKTPFLNAELKKFLITKEGRLVAGLVQEFLEHFNLEFTQAVFEPESGVKSVYDGRESLAHELNLHVDATIGDNNKQPLLKELVTRLQGEKTNRSGFDTSVPCSGDWNIPEDLSPKQIEDARKKFEYYDKDQNGTIDKDELRSLFTDIFPGFHRNMLERYVNDEFRAVDRDFSNSYLTLTVTEPGIDFEEFLNMYRRLFIQCRSVVAGDVSDLVPQRSTKDSPLSSSSHKGTSNHVGSKGGRGWDEPAGDSQHSSKGQMKPAVDPYSSDVEDDPFFDDPVPVSNTAGLQAISSTSQSKPDDKVQNKSDHNEVDLLGDLPPLPTSKPPELPSRQSQENDSRGKDNSGSLRPLDKRMSDMDLSDMGGDFDIEYEDDFLSTQSLSQKSPRTLSKSDHRSQNENGSIAEEIEEEIDDISIEADDLLKSQNSAFDDLTTDRTISQHDTGFDYAEDIQLP
- the LOC135469397 gene encoding centrosomal protein 43-like isoform X1 — translated: MSADEDTELRDLVAQTLESNGVLGKIRAELRASVFLTLEEQESVQNKTPFLNAELKKFLITKEGRLVAGLVQEFLEHFNLEFTQAVFEPESGVKSVYDGRESLAHELNLHVDATIGDNNKQPLLKELVTRLQGEKTNRSGFDTSVPCSGDWNIPEDLSPKQIEDARKKFEYYDKDQNGTIDKDELRSLFTDIFPGFHRNMLERYVNDEFRAVDRDFSNSYLTLTVTEPGIDFEEFLNMYRRLFIQCRSVVAGDVSDLVPQRSTKDSPLSSSSHKGTSNHVGSKGGRGWDEPAGDSQHSSKGQMKPAVDPYSSDVEDDPFFDDPVPVSNTAGLQAIRRGIMANSRDKALYSGGKPDMYGSVNCGESSTSQSKPDDKVQNKSDHNEVDLLGDLPPLPTSKPPELPSRQSQENDSRGKDNSGSLRPLDKRMSDMDLSDMGGDFDIEYEDDFLSTQSLSQKSPRTLSKSDHRSQNENGSIAEEIEEEIDDISIEADDLLKSQNSAFDDLTTDRTISQHDTGFDYAEDIQLP